Part of the Microbacterium sp. Clip185 genome is shown below.
CGTCTCGGCGATCTGGCGCACCTGGTCCTTGGTGAGCTTCGCGACCTTGACGGTGTGGGGGGTCTTCGAACCCTTGGCGACGCCGGCGGCCTTCTTGATGAGCTCCGCGGCGGGCGGGGTCTTCAGGATGAACGTGAAGCTGCGGTCCTCGTAGACGGTGATCTCGACGGGGATGACGTTGCCGCGCTGCGACTCGGTCGCCGCGTTGTACGCCTTGCAGAACTCCATGATGTTGACGCCATGCTGACCGAGCGCGGGGCCGATCGGCGGCGCCGGGTTGGCTGCACCGGCGTTGATCTGAAGCTTGATCAGGCCGGTCACCTTCTTCTTCGGTGCCATTCTTCTTTCCTTTCATCGAGCGGATGCCGGATGCATCGGCTCTCCCGCATCCCATCGAGGGAAGCGGTTGTCGCAGCGCGCCGGAGCGGCACGCAAACCACAACACTCTACCGCATCACCGGGCGTGTCGCGGCATCCCCGAGGCCCTGTGCGGGGAGGCGCCGCATCCGGCGCCTCCCGCGTGCACCCCGCCCCGACACACCTCCGTGTCTCACTTGTTCACCCGAAACGCCCCGCAAACCTGCACAAATGAGACACCGAGACACGCACCTCGCCCTGACAGGCCTCCGTGTCTCACTTGTTCACCCGAAACGCGTGCCAGACGTGCACAAGTGAGACACCGAACGAGGATGCGGGCGGGACGCCGGAACGACGAACGCCCCGCCGATCGTGCGGCGGGGCGTTCGAGCGAATCCGTGTGTCAGATCATCTTCGAGACCTGGTCGAACGACAGCTCGACCGGGGTCTCGCGCTCGAACAGCGAGACGAGGACCGTGAGCTTGCCGCTCTCGGGCTTGATCTCGCTGATCGATCCGGGAAGACCCGCGAACGAGCCCTCCTTGATGGTGATCGTCTCGCCGATCTCGTAGTCGACCTCGGCCGCGATGACGCGAGCCGCCGCGGGGGCTGCGGATCCGCCGCCGGACTTGGCCGGGGCGACATCCTTGATCTCGACGAGGCTCTTGAGCATGTTGAACGCCTCTTCGAAGCGCAGCGGCGTCGGGTTGTGGGCGTTGCCCACGAAGCCCGTGACACCGGGCGTGTGACGAACGACCGACCAGGTGTCCTCGTTGAGCTCCATGCGCACGAGCACGTAGCCCGGGATGCGCACGCGGGTGACCATCTTGCGCTGGCCGTTCTTGATCTCGACGACGTCCTCCATCGGGACCTCGACCTGGTAGATGTCGTCCTCGACCTCGAGCGTCGACTTACGCTGCTCGATGTTGGCCTTCACCTTGCGCTCGAAACCGGCGTAGGAGTGGATGACGTACCACTTGCCCTCGAGCGAGCGCAGCTCCTGGCGGAACGCCTCGTAGGGATCGGCGTCCGCGTCGACCTCTTCTTCGATCTCGTCCACCGCAGCGGCGGCGTCGTCGATCTCGTCCACGAACTCAGGGTCGAGCACGGGAGCGTCCGGCTCACCGTTGATGTCGGGTCCGTCGTAGGGCGTCACTTCGTCGGCCTCCTCGGCTGCGCGCTCTGCTTCTTCTTCGGCGAGCGACTCGGTCAGCACCTCGGCGGCCGCTTCGGCCTCTGCAGCCTCGTCGATCTCGAGAGCGTCGTTGACGATCGCGTCGGCCTCGGGGTCTTCGACGTCGGCATCCGCGTCGTAGCCGGTGTCGGAGTCTTCGTCCTCGTCGTCGCCCTCGATGTGCAGCGCGACGTGCTCGGCGGCCTCGACGGAGCGCTCCTCGGCGGCGAGGGTGTTGCCCTCCTGCGCCTCGTCGTCCTCGCTGGACTGCTCGGCGGCGGTCGCCCAATCGGCGTCGTCGGTGTATTTCTCAGACACTTACGTACTCTCTCGTTCTGGTCTGCGGGTGGCGACACCCGCGCCTCGCGATGTCAGGCTCCGGGAACTCCGAAGACGACGGTCGTCAGCCAGACGAACACGACATCGAGTCCGTAGACGACCGCCATCATCACGATGACGAAGCCCAGGACGACGCCGGTGAACTTCACCAGCTCCTTGCGCGTCGGGGTGACGACCTTGCGAAGCTCGGCGAAGACCTGGCGGATGAAGATGACGATGCGCAGGAAGAAGTTGGGCTTCTTCTCGCGCACGGCACCGCCAGCGGCGACGACCTCGCCCTTCGGCTCGTCCTGGACCATGCACCCACCTGAATCGCTTACGTCGTGCCAGCATGCGCTGGCGCGCAGGGCGGACAGGAATCGAACCTGCAACCTGCGGTTTTGGAGACCGCTGCTCTGCCAATTGAGCTACCGCCCTAGAGACCCGGAGGTCTCGCGCCCGCACTCCTGCCGTGACCTGATCCGAAGGGATGTGTCGTCCCGATGACGGGCACGGCGAAAGAATGCAGACTTCAACTGCACGCTCAAGTGTACGGCATGGCACACGAGGGCGCGAACGCGCTCAGCCCGGAAGGCACGGCGAGAAGACAGCGATCACCAACGCCGGGCCCTCGGCGGCGAGGGTCACGGTGACGCCGTCCTCGGAGATCCACCCCTGTCTTTCCGCGGCCGGATCGGCATCGGCGAGAGGTCGCCACACCGCGGGATCGAGGCTCTCGCCGAGGTCGTCGCGCACTCCGTCCGCCGCCGAGGCGTCGGCGGCGACCGCGAGCACACCGGTCGCCGTCAGCACGATCTGCTCGGTGTCGGCGGGCCGTGAGCACGCCTGGGTGCGCGGCTCGGCGGTCTCGAGCGTGCGCAGCACGTTCGGATCCACCCCCGACGCCTGAGCGACGAGGTCGTCGAACACGTCGCGCATCCGGCGATCCGCCGCGTCCGCATCCACCGGCGAGCATGCGGCCAGCGCGAGCACGGCGAGCAACGAGGCAGCGCCCAGGCCGGCGCGCGCCCTCACGGCCGCACCGCCTCGAGCACCTCGTAGTCCGCGGCCATGGGTTCCGTGACCTGGACGCCGAGCGATGCGAGATGATCCAGCAGCCAGCCGTCGTACCAGCCGTCGACGTCGCACGGTGAGGAGGTGTCGACGTAGTCGGATGCGGGGATGCCGTAGACGTACACGGCACGACAGCTCGCGTCGGCCTCGAGCTCCGGGCCGTACTGGTCGTCGGTGACGCCTGCCCGATCGGCCGCGAGGAAGGCCGGGTAGTAGTTCTGGTACTGGTACCAGTGCATGGCCTCGTGCACGAACACGGCCCACACGGAGGACTCCATGCCCGGATCCCACGCGAGGAAGAGCCAGTTCGGATACCGGGTGGAGTAGCAGCCGCCGACGACGATCTCGTAGCCCGTGCGCTCGGAGAGGTGGTAGCCGCAGTTCTCGTCCCCGGCGTCGAAGGCGACCTGGACCCGGTCGGCGCCGATGGAGGCGAGGAACGCACGCCCGTCCGGATCCGCTCCCGGCATCGCTGGGCCGCCAGGGTTGGGCACGGCCAGCAGCGGTGAGTCGTCTCCCGTCTTCCACTCCTCGACCTGCGCATGCTCGTCGTCCCAGGCCCGATGATCGCTCTCGAAGTCGGCCGTCGCCCCCTGGGTGGCAGTCACCTTCTCGGATGCGGCCGCGAAGGCGTCGGCGATCGCCGACTCCTGCTCGGGGCTCATGACCCGCGACGCGAGCACGCGCTCCCGCTGCTGCCAGATGAGCCACGCACCGCCCGCTCCGGCGGCGAGGAGGATGAGCAGCACGAGGCTCAACGAGAGCCCGATGACCCAGCCCGCACCGCGGCTGCGACGTCTCGACGCGGCGGGCGGGACCGGATGCGGCAGGACGGGCGGCGATCCGGCCGCCGGCGGGGCCGGATCGAACGTCACGCCATCGCCCCTTCGGCGGGGTCCGCGGTGCGCCGCTCGAAGGCGCGTCCGGTCGTGACCGACGGCGTGATGCGCACGAGGACGTCCTTGACGGTGGGCGCCCATGGCGCCGAGGCGAGGGCTTCGAGAGCGGCGATCTCGTCGGAGCGGTCGACGGCCGCCGCCGTCCCGCGCACGACGACGCTCCAGGCGTCGCGCGCGCTGTGGTCGTCGACCTCGAACAGCACTTCGTCGTGCGCAGTGAGCTCGAGCAGCTTCGTTCCCGGAGCGGTGCGGAACAGGATGCTGCGCCCGTCGAGCGCGTAGCCGACCGGGAACACGTCGATCCGCTCTCCGATCCTGGTCACCAGGCGACCGACCTCCTGCGTGCCGAGCAGTCGCCACATCGACTCCTCGTCCAGCACCCGCACCCCGTCCGTCCGCGTCGCGTCGCTCATGCCCCCATCCTGGCCCAACCGGGCCGGGGGCGCACGGGATCGTTCTCTCCCCAGGCGCTCAGGTCCGCTCCCGCTCCCGGAGTACGCTGAATCGGTCGCCGTCCACCACCCGATGGGCGGCGCTGCGACGAGGTTCGAGGAGCGACGGTGAACGAGGTGCCGGCCCCCCAGCAGTTCCAGGTGGATCTTCGAGGGGTGATCGATCTTCTCAGTCGGCACATCTACTCGAGCCCTCGGGTCTTCCTCCGCGAGCTCCTGCAGAACGCCGTCGATGCGATCGCCGCACGTCGCGCGCTGGATGGCGGCGGCGGCCGCATCCGCATCACACCGGCAGGGGTCGAAGCGCCCGAGTTCATCATCCGCGACGACGGCATCGGTCTCACCGAGAGCGAGGTCGCCGATCTGCTGGCCACCGTGGGGCGCAGCTCCAAGCGCGACATCTTCGACCTTCCGCGCAGCGACTTCCTCGGCCAGTTCGGCATCGGGATGCTGTCGTGCTTCATGGTGTGCGACACCATCGTGATCCGCTCACGCAGTGCCGCCGGAGGTCCTGGAGTCGAGTGGGTGGGACGCTCGGACGGCACCTTCGCCGTACGGCCCTTCGACGGCGAGATCCCGGTCGGCACGAGCGTGCACCTCACCCCGCGCGGCGACAGTGCGGCCTTGCTGACGGGCGCCACGGTGCTGGAGCTCGCCGAGACGTTCGGCCGCTACCTGCCGGTCTCGGTCGTGGTGGACCTTCCCGGCGGCGGCGAGACCACCGTGACCGAGCCCGCTCCCTTCCTCGACGGCGACCTCGAGACGCGACTGGCGTACGGGCGCGAGCTCATCGGCGTCGAGCCGCTGGACGCGATCGAGCTGTCGGTCGCCGCCACCCAGACCCGCGGCGTCGCCTACGTGCTGCCGTTCGCGCCGCCGCCCTCGGCGCGCCAGAGCACGCGGGTGTACCTGCGCCGGATGCTGCTGGCCGAGCGCGTCGACGATCTGCTTCCCGACTGGGCGTTCTTCGCGCGCGCGGTCATCGACTCCGGTGGGCTGCATCCGACCGCGAGCCGGGAATCGCTCGTGGACGACGACGCACTCGAGCAGACCCGCAGCGAGATCGGCGACGCGATCCGACGCTGGATCCTGGAGCTGGCGCTTCGGGAGCCGGCGCGGCTCGCGCAGTTCGTCGCCGTGCACGAGGTCGCCCTGAAATCTCTCGTGCGCCACGACGACGAGCTGGCCCGCTTCATCGTGCGCTGGCTCTCGGTGGAGACGACCGCGGGGCGCGTGCGGATCGAGGAGCTGGTGCGCCGCTCCCCCGAGGTCCGTTACGCAGAGACCGTCGACGAGTTCCGCCAGCTCGCGAGCATCGTGCCGCCGGGCACGCTCCTGGTCGACGGCGGCTACCTCTACGACGCCGAGCTCGTCCGTCTTCTTCCCGAGATCTTCCCCGAGGTCAGTGTGGAGCGCGTCGAGGTCGGCTCCGAAATGGACCGGCTCGATCTGCCTCCGCTGGACGACCGCAACGCGGCCCTCGACCTCGAGCGACGCGCCCGCGCAGCCCTCGGCGACGTCGACGTCTCGGTGCGCTCTTTCGAGCGCCGGGAACTGCCCGGCCTGTTCGTCGCGGATCCGCAGGTGCTCCGAGCGCTCGATCGGGGACGCGCCCGTGGGGCCGCCGGCGCCCTGTGGTCGGGAGTCCTCGACCGCGCGGAGAAGGCTGTCACCGGAGCCGACGCGGATGCAGCGGCCCCCGCCGCCAGACTGTGCCTGAACTGGGGCAACCCCACCGTCCGCGCCCTCGCGGCGGCGGGCGACACGGCGGTCTTCGACAGCGGCATCCGGCTGCTGCACGTGCAGTCGCTGCTCGCCGGCCATCACCCGCTCAGCCCGCGCGACCGCGCCGTGATGAGCACCTCGCTCGCGGAGCTGCTCGACCGAGCGCTCGCCGCCACCCCCGA
Proteins encoded:
- the nusG gene encoding transcription termination/antitermination protein NusG, which produces MSEKYTDDADWATAAEQSSEDDEAQEGNTLAAEERSVEAAEHVALHIEGDDEDEDSDTGYDADADVEDPEADAIVNDALEIDEAAEAEAAAEVLTESLAEEEAERAAEEADEVTPYDGPDINGEPDAPVLDPEFVDEIDDAAAAVDEIEEEVDADADPYEAFRQELRSLEGKWYVIHSYAGFERKVKANIEQRKSTLEVEDDIYQVEVPMEDVVEIKNGQRKMVTRVRIPGYVLVRMELNEDTWSVVRHTPGVTGFVGNAHNPTPLRFEEAFNMLKSLVEIKDVAPAKSGGGSAAPAAARVIAAEVDYEIGETITIKEGSFAGLPGSISEIKPESGKLTVLVSLFERETPVELSFDQVSKMI
- a CDS encoding pyridoxamine 5'-phosphate oxidase family protein → MSDATRTDGVRVLDEESMWRLLGTQEVGRLVTRIGERIDVFPVGYALDGRSILFRTAPGTKLLELTAHDEVLFEVDDHSARDAWSVVVRGTAAAVDRSDEIAALEALASAPWAPTVKDVLVRITPSVTTGRAFERRTADPAEGAMA
- the rplK gene encoding 50S ribosomal protein L11, which encodes MAPKKKVTGLIKLQINAGAANPAPPIGPALGQHGVNIMEFCKAYNAATESQRGNVIPVEITVYEDRSFTFILKTPPAAELIKKAAGVAKGSKTPHTVKVAKLTKDQVRQIAETKMPDLNANDIEAASLIIAGTARSMGITVED
- the secE gene encoding preprotein translocase subunit SecE, which gives rise to MVQDEPKGEVVAAGGAVREKKPNFFLRIVIFIRQVFAELRKVVTPTRKELVKFTGVVLGFVIVMMAVVYGLDVVFVWLTTVVFGVPGA
- a CDS encoding HSP90 family protein — translated: MNEVPAPQQFQVDLRGVIDLLSRHIYSSPRVFLRELLQNAVDAIAARRALDGGGGRIRITPAGVEAPEFIIRDDGIGLTESEVADLLATVGRSSKRDIFDLPRSDFLGQFGIGMLSCFMVCDTIVIRSRSAAGGPGVEWVGRSDGTFAVRPFDGEIPVGTSVHLTPRGDSAALLTGATVLELAETFGRYLPVSVVVDLPGGGETTVTEPAPFLDGDLETRLAYGRELIGVEPLDAIELSVAATQTRGVAYVLPFAPPPSARQSTRVYLRRMLLAERVDDLLPDWAFFARAVIDSGGLHPTASRESLVDDDALEQTRSEIGDAIRRWILELALREPARLAQFVAVHEVALKSLVRHDDELARFIVRWLSVETTAGRVRIEELVRRSPEVRYAETVDEFRQLASIVPPGTLLVDGGYLYDAELVRLLPEIFPEVSVERVEVGSEMDRLDLPPLDDRNAALDLERRARAALGDVDVSVRSFERRELPGLFVADPQVLRALDRGRARGAAGALWSGVLDRAEKAVTGADADAAAPAARLCLNWGNPTVRALAAAGDTAVFDSGIRLLHVQSLLAGHHPLSPRDRAVMSTSLAELLDRALAATPDPEGAS